In Deltaproteobacteria bacterium, a genomic segment contains:
- the argF gene encoding ornithine carbamoyltransferase, with amino-acid sequence MKRDLLSILDLSREEILELFHLTRRLKERWKAGRVETVLQGKTLGLLFEKPSTRTRVSFEVAVYQLGGSCIYLTAGDTQLSRDETPEDTARVLARYLDILAVRTYRQEWLENMARSSRRPVINALTDRFHPCQVLSDVYTVFERRGSLDGLRAAWVGDGNNVAHSWINAAARLGFELTLACPEGYDPDPEILGSARRENPSIRIVRDPKEAVKGCHVINTDVWVSMGQEDEAEARLKAFRAYQVNPELVAHALPDVMVLHCLPAHRGQEITADFLDDPEAVVWDQAENKMHVHKAILLKLSGGEID; translated from the coding sequence ATGAAAAGGGATCTGCTGAGCATTTTGGACCTTTCCAGAGAGGAGATTCTGGAACTGTTCCATCTGACGAGACGATTGAAGGAACGCTGGAAGGCCGGCCGTGTAGAAACCGTGCTTCAAGGGAAAACGTTGGGGCTGCTTTTCGAAAAGCCGTCCACGCGGACCAGGGTTTCATTCGAAGTGGCTGTGTATCAACTCGGAGGGTCCTGCATCTACCTTACGGCCGGTGATACACAGTTATCGAGAGACGAAACTCCGGAAGATACGGCGCGGGTACTGGCCAGATATTTGGATATCCTCGCCGTCCGTACCTATCGCCAGGAATGGTTGGAGAATATGGCCCGCTCTTCGAGACGGCCCGTGATCAATGCCTTGACCGACCGTTTCCATCCCTGCCAGGTGTTGAGCGACGTATACACGGTGTTCGAGAGGCGTGGTTCGTTGGATGGACTTCGGGCCGCCTGGGTCGGAGACGGAAACAATGTCGCGCATTCGTGGATCAATGCAGCCGCGCGTCTCGGCTTTGAACTCACGTTGGCGTGTCCCGAGGGATACGATCCGGATCCGGAAATACTGGGGTCCGCCCGCCGCGAGAATCCGTCGATTCGAATTGTCCGGGATCCGAAAGAGGCCGTAAAGGGATGCCACGTGATCAATACGGACGTCTGGGTGAGTATGGGGCAAGAAGATGAAGCCGAGGCCCGGCTGAAAGCATTTCGGGCGTACCAGGTTAATCCCGAGTTGGTGGCCCACGCTCTGCCCGACGTTATGGTGCTTCACTGTCTTCCCGCTCATCGGGGTCAGGAGATCACCGCCGATTTCTTGGACGATCCGGAAGCCGTGGTCTGGGATCAGGCGGAGAACAAAATGCACGTTCACAAAGCAATCCTGCTAAAACTGTCAGGAGGCGAAATTGACTGA
- a CDS encoding aspartate aminotransferase family protein translates to MNLKELEKQVIMQTYARNNLALIRGKGARVWDEEDNEYLDFVAGIAVCNLGHANEAVADAVCKQARTLVHTSNLYYTEPQVRLARLLTEHCFADKVFFCNSGAEANEAAIKLARKYAADKYGKDRFRIITTEMSFHGRTMATLTATGQAKVKKGFDPLLGGFLTVPFSDLEAARLKMDDSVCAFLVEPIQGEGGVILPSEGYLRGLKELCRERGVLLMFDEVQTGMGRTGALFAHQVYGVEPDVMTLAKALANGLPMGAMLARDEVAQAFGPGSHATTFGGTPLVCAAAIAVLQTLTSKGFFEDLNRRSVIFEKGLLEVARSSPIVRDVRGKGMIWALDLDREAKPFVGAAQSKGVLVNSVQERTLRMTPPLTVTEAEMGRLMEVLKEILR, encoded by the coding sequence ATGAATCTCAAGGAGCTTGAAAAACAGGTTATCATGCAAACGTATGCCCGGAACAACCTGGCTCTGATTCGAGGTAAGGGCGCCAGGGTCTGGGACGAAGAAGATAACGAGTATCTCGACTTCGTCGCCGGGATAGCCGTCTGCAATTTGGGTCACGCCAACGAGGCGGTTGCGGATGCCGTGTGTAAACAGGCGAGGACGCTCGTTCACACATCGAACCTATACTACACCGAGCCTCAGGTCCGGCTTGCCCGGCTCCTCACGGAGCACTGTTTTGCCGACAAGGTGTTTTTCTGCAACAGCGGAGCGGAAGCGAATGAGGCGGCGATCAAGTTGGCGCGGAAATACGCAGCCGACAAATACGGCAAGGATCGCTTCAGAATCATTACTACGGAGATGTCGTTTCACGGAAGGACCATGGCCACACTGACGGCCACCGGTCAGGCCAAAGTGAAGAAAGGGTTCGATCCGCTGCTGGGAGGGTTCCTGACGGTGCCGTTCAGCGACTTGGAAGCGGCCCGACTGAAGATGGATGACTCGGTGTGCGCATTTCTGGTGGAGCCGATCCAGGGGGAAGGCGGGGTCATTCTCCCCTCCGAAGGGTACCTTCGCGGCCTGAAGGAATTGTGCCGGGAACGGGGCGTGTTGCTCATGTTCGACGAAGTTCAAACCGGAATGGGGCGGACCGGCGCGCTTTTCGCCCATCAGGTATACGGAGTGGAACCTGACGTAATGACACTGGCCAAGGCGTTGGCCAACGGGTTGCCGATGGGCGCGATGCTGGCCCGGGACGAGGTGGCCCAGGCCTTCGGGCCGGGAAGCCATGCCACGACGTTCGGAGGAACGCCGCTGGTATGCGCGGCGGCCATCGCCGTACTGCAAACATTGACTTCGAAGGGATTTTTCGAAGATCTGAACAGGCGCAGTGTCATTTTTGAAAAAGGGCTTTTAGAGGTCGCCCGCAGCAGTCCGATTGTAAGGGATGTCAGGGGCAAGGGAATGATCTGGGCTCTCGATCTGGATCGGGAAGCCAAGCCGTTTGTGGGGGCGGCCCAGTCCAAGGGTGTGCTCGTGAACTCCGTGCAGGAGAGAACACTTCGCATGACGCCTCCATTGACGGTAACTGAAGCCGAGATGGGACGGCTGATGGAAGTATTGAAAGAAATTCTCAGGTGA
- the argB gene encoding acetylglutamate kinase, whose amino-acid sequence MEPNVQERDTLKAQTLIEALPYIVRFHNETVVIKYGGHAMVDTELKTAFALNVILLKFVGLNPLIVHGGGPQIGRVLERMQIPTQFVEGMRVTDEPVMDVVEMVLVGRVNKEIVTLINQNGGSAVGLSGKDGGLIHARKMQMYRDSGTPERPPEIIDLGMVGTVETVHPAILQTLERDGFIPVIAPVGVGSEGETYNINADLVAGKISEALKAKKLILLTDVPGVTKEDGTLASTLRASEVEEMIQRGEIRGGMVPKVRCCLEALRNGVEKTHIIDGRRKNAVLLEIFTNTGIGTEIVLDSPPKET is encoded by the coding sequence ATGGAACCCAATGTACAGGAACGCGACACATTGAAAGCACAGACCCTGATAGAGGCCCTACCGTACATTGTCCGCTTTCACAATGAGACGGTAGTGATCAAGTATGGCGGGCACGCCATGGTGGACACCGAGCTCAAGACCGCTTTTGCACTAAACGTAATACTGCTCAAGTTTGTAGGGCTGAATCCACTGATCGTGCACGGCGGAGGTCCGCAGATCGGAAGGGTGCTCGAGCGCATGCAGATTCCGACGCAATTCGTCGAAGGCATGCGCGTCACGGATGAACCGGTTATGGATGTGGTGGAAATGGTTCTGGTGGGCCGGGTCAACAAGGAGATCGTAACCTTGATCAACCAAAACGGCGGATCCGCCGTGGGGTTGAGCGGAAAAGACGGCGGGCTTATTCACGCCCGGAAAATGCAAATGTACCGCGACTCCGGGACACCCGAGCGACCGCCGGAAATCATCGATCTCGGCATGGTCGGAACGGTGGAGACGGTTCATCCTGCCATACTGCAAACGCTCGAGCGGGACGGATTCATACCGGTGATTGCGCCCGTGGGAGTGGGATCCGAAGGAGAAACCTACAATATTAACGCGGACCTCGTAGCCGGGAAAATTTCCGAGGCGTTGAAAGCAAAGAAGTTGATCCTACTTACCGATGTTCCCGGCGTAACGAAAGAGGACGGCACGTTGGCCTCTACGCTTCGAGCCTCCGAGGTCGAAGAAATGATTCAACGGGGAGAGATTCGCGGCGGAATGGTCCCCAAGGTGCGATGCTGCTTGGAAGCTTTAAGAAACGGAGTGGAGAAAACGCATATCATTGACGGTCGAAGAAAGAACGCCGTTCTGCTGGAGATATTCACCAATACAGGAATTGGAACTGAAATCGTTCTGGACTCACCACCGAAAGAAACTTGA
- the hslU gene encoding ATP-dependent protease ATPase subunit HslU — translation MSGPQTLTPREIVSELDKFIIGQRRAKRSVAIALRNRWRRQQVDEELQDEIAPKNIIMIGPTGVGKTEIARRLAKLTQSPFLKVEASKFTEVGYVGRDVESMIRDLTELAIGMVKAEAQERVRIRAEEIAEERLLDVLLPMPKREERTDESDSGDKTLEVVRSPSEREGNTREKIRRQLHAGKLDHRLVDLEVPDRNVPFVEILSGPGMEEVDINFKDMFGNMFPKRTKRRKMRVPEALRVLQQEEAQRLIDMDDVTSEAIDRVEQGGIIFLDEIDKIAGRDHTQGPDVSREGVQRDLLPIVEGSTVTTKYGMVRTDHVLFIAAGAFHSCKPSDLVPELQGRFPIRVELEALGKEDFIRILTEPQNALIKQYVALLQTEGVELIFDDEAIEELADIAQFVNERTENIGARRLHTVLEALLEDVSFRAPEMSGERMTITREYVQSKLSDIKKDEDLSRYIL, via the coding sequence ATGTCCGGCCCTCAAACCCTGACGCCGCGGGAAATCGTGTCCGAACTGGACAAGTTTATTATAGGACAGCGTAGAGCCAAACGGTCCGTTGCGATTGCGTTGCGGAACCGGTGGCGACGCCAGCAAGTCGACGAGGAGTTGCAGGACGAAATAGCTCCGAAAAACATTATCATGATCGGACCTACGGGAGTGGGGAAGACGGAAATCGCTCGCAGACTGGCCAAATTGACTCAGTCCCCTTTCCTGAAAGTCGAAGCCTCGAAGTTCACGGAAGTGGGTTATGTGGGTCGAGACGTGGAATCCATGATCCGGGATCTCACCGAGCTGGCGATCGGCATGGTAAAGGCCGAGGCTCAGGAGCGTGTACGGATACGAGCGGAAGAAATAGCTGAAGAGCGTTTGTTGGATGTACTGCTGCCCATGCCTAAACGGGAGGAAAGAACCGACGAATCGGATTCGGGCGACAAGACGTTGGAGGTCGTTCGATCTCCGAGTGAACGGGAAGGGAATACGCGGGAGAAGATCCGCCGGCAGCTGCACGCCGGGAAGCTCGACCATCGCCTTGTGGATCTGGAAGTGCCGGACCGGAACGTGCCTTTTGTAGAAATCCTGTCGGGTCCGGGCATGGAAGAGGTGGACATCAATTTTAAGGACATGTTTGGAAATATGTTTCCGAAGCGCACCAAGAGACGGAAGATGCGGGTACCGGAAGCTTTGAGGGTCCTCCAGCAAGAGGAGGCCCAGCGACTGATCGACATGGATGATGTCACTTCGGAGGCCATTGATCGCGTGGAACAGGGCGGCATCATTTTCTTGGATGAGATCGACAAAATCGCGGGACGGGACCATACGCAAGGCCCGGACGTGTCTCGGGAAGGGGTTCAGAGAGATTTACTCCCCATTGTAGAGGGCAGTACGGTTACCACAAAGTACGGGATGGTGAGAACCGACCATGTCCTTTTCATTGCTGCGGGTGCCTTTCATAGCTGCAAACCGTCCGATCTGGTCCCGGAGCTGCAGGGTCGATTTCCGATTCGGGTGGAGCTGGAAGCTCTTGGAAAAGAGGATTTCATTCGCATTCTGACGGAACCGCAGAACGCGCTCATCAAACAATACGTCGCCTTGCTCCAAACGGAGGGCGTAGAACTGATTTTCGACGACGAAGCCATTGAAGAACTAGCGGATATCGCTCAATTTGTGAACGAACGCACGGAGAATATAGGTGCTCGCAGACTGCATACGGTTTTGGAAGCACTCCTCGAAGACGTATCCTTCCGCGCTCCGGAGATGTCGGGAGAGCGAATGACCATTACACGGGAATATGTCCAATCCAAGCTGTCCGACATCAAGAAGGATGAAGACCTGAGCCGTTACATCCTATAG
- the hslV gene encoding ATP-dependent protease subunit HslV, translating into MIREFRGTTVLALQHRGITVMAGDGQVSIGETVVKARARKVRKLYNDKILAGFAGATADAFTLFERLEAKLDQYNGNLTRSAVELAKDWRTDRILRRLEALLLAADRERSFLISGTGDVIEPDQGVMAIGSGGPYALSAALALVRNSDLGAVEIAREAMRIAASICVYTNTEIIIEEL; encoded by the coding sequence ATGATCCGTGAATTCAGGGGGACGACGGTCCTGGCGCTGCAGCACCGGGGAATCACCGTGATGGCCGGGGACGGCCAGGTAAGCATCGGTGAAACCGTGGTAAAGGCCCGAGCGAGGAAGGTGAGAAAGCTTTACAACGATAAGATACTGGCCGGATTTGCCGGAGCCACGGCAGATGCCTTTACCTTGTTCGAACGTCTCGAGGCCAAACTCGATCAGTATAACGGGAATCTCACCCGATCGGCGGTGGAGCTTGCAAAGGACTGGCGGACCGATAGAATACTGCGACGCCTCGAGGCATTGCTTCTGGCGGCGGACCGGGAGCGTTCCTTTCTGATCAGCGGTACGGGGGACGTTATCGAACCGGATCAGGGGGTAATGGCCATTGGTTCCGGAGGACCATATGCCCTGTCCGCCGCATTGGCATTGGTACGGAATTCGGATCTGGGGGCAGTGGAAATTGCCCGAGAGGCCATGCGAATAGCCGCATCCATTTGTGTATACACCAATACCGAGATCATTATCGAGGAGCTTTAA
- the xerC gene encoding tyrosine recombinase XerC codes for MNQYVLQFVRHLQKDRGLSPHTVRAYRSDLQAFLRFAAEHCDKKEASPGEVDHYLIRSYLAELHGTSKKTSINRKLSSLRSFFRYLLKNGVIQRNPVAAIFSPRQEKPVSRFLPVDDMFALLDAAQEETVLGLRDRAILETLYSAGLRVSELTGLNVGSVFFEENCARVMGKGSKERVVPIGSKALTAIRRYLEKSENLRKKRSASKGAEALFLNHHGGRLTPRSVARIVDKYIRLCGSNMKVSPHVLRHSFATHLLDSGADLRAIQELLGHASLSTTQKYTHVSLDKLMEVYDACHPRSRE; via the coding sequence GTGAATCAATACGTGCTCCAATTCGTCAGGCACCTTCAAAAAGATAGGGGGTTGTCTCCGCACACGGTTCGGGCCTACCGGAGTGACCTTCAAGCGTTTCTGCGCTTTGCGGCAGAGCACTGTGATAAAAAAGAGGCGTCGCCGGGGGAAGTCGATCATTATCTGATACGATCGTATCTGGCCGAGTTACACGGTACTTCAAAAAAAACGAGTATTAATCGTAAGCTTTCCTCGCTCAGGAGCTTTTTCAGATATCTCCTCAAGAACGGTGTCATCCAGCGGAATCCTGTTGCAGCCATTTTTTCGCCACGTCAGGAAAAGCCGGTTTCGCGGTTCCTACCGGTGGACGACATGTTCGCTTTGCTGGACGCCGCTCAAGAGGAAACAGTCCTGGGCCTGAGGGATCGAGCTATTTTAGAGACCCTCTATTCCGCCGGTCTTCGAGTGAGCGAGCTGACCGGGTTGAATGTGGGTTCCGTTTTTTTTGAGGAGAACTGTGCGCGGGTAATGGGCAAAGGGAGTAAAGAGCGGGTTGTGCCCATCGGTTCGAAGGCGTTGACGGCCATTCGACGCTACCTTGAGAAGTCTGAGAACCTGCGAAAAAAACGTTCGGCTTCAAAGGGTGCAGAAGCGCTGTTTCTCAACCATCATGGCGGTCGCCTCACTCCTAGAAGCGTGGCGCGCATAGTGGATAAATACATCCGACTGTGCGGCTCGAACATGAAGGTGAGCCCCCATGTCCTGCGGCATTCCTTTGCCACGCACCTTCTGGATTCGGGGGCCGATTTGAGGGCCATACAGGAGTTACTTGGACACGCGAGCCTGTCCACTACACAAAAATATACTCATGTAAGTCTGGACAAGCTCATGGAGGTGTACGACGCATGCCATCCACGCAGTCGAGAATGA
- a CDS encoding RNB domain-containing ribonuclease, protein MEPGKVVEYMEDRTFRVAVCLQDRGNRIQALNEAGREVNLGVARILHIDSRSLNLKEPRHRVEEQIRAVAAKRKELQERIDVKEVWELVEGEDTSFDPGFLADLVFGDASSPDHEAAFVRAVINDRIHFKYKDNRAYPQTSEKVALLLEQREIEARREEELIRESVWLKNTLAHGKIPLDIDEHGDLIEALKAAALGDCTAPLFRKGEALLKRAEVGSTDKAFEVLVKLGVWTPDQNLDLDQYQVPIAFPDEVEEQTRRMVAEGPGSAEGRVDAMGLMTLTIDSMATSDFDDALSIAKTDSGFQLGIHITDVSSYIGPGTPLDECARERGTSIYMPDERIAMLPAEVSDKLCSLRAGEEKLALSLLVDLNSSLQVVGYRFVPSVIRVKRRMTYSEVNLLHDRDEDIHLLARITRQLMQERLDAGAIPQPPFEIAVFIEPDGNISIKKIERDSISRIIVSESMILANRLAAEFLGSMGVPAFFRSQGPPKERIEGDLNNDLFCIFKQRRQLQPLNLQTRVAAHSCLGVPAYTNMTSPLRRYMDLVTQRQIMSALSGGSPVYGEEQLAEMLVELEPAVKRANMIKNRRHRYWMLKYFKKMQGQTVQALVLEKHARNYRVVLTDALFECNLSFLPTVQLQPGEFIQVRIDRSNPRDDVFRISLS, encoded by the coding sequence ATGGAACCCGGCAAGGTGGTCGAATACATGGAGGATCGAACGTTCAGGGTCGCGGTATGCCTCCAGGACCGGGGGAATAGGATCCAGGCCTTGAATGAAGCCGGCCGCGAAGTGAACCTGGGAGTCGCTCGCATTCTCCACATAGACAGTCGTTCGCTGAACCTGAAAGAACCCCGGCATCGTGTCGAAGAACAAATCCGGGCTGTAGCGGCGAAAAGGAAAGAACTTCAGGAACGGATTGACGTGAAAGAGGTGTGGGAACTCGTTGAAGGGGAAGACACGAGCTTCGATCCCGGGTTCCTGGCGGACTTGGTGTTTGGCGACGCTTCGTCTCCGGACCACGAGGCCGCGTTCGTCCGAGCCGTCATTAATGATCGTATCCACTTCAAGTATAAAGACAATCGGGCCTATCCCCAGACTTCCGAAAAGGTGGCGTTGTTGCTCGAACAGAGGGAAATCGAAGCCCGACGGGAAGAGGAACTGATCAGAGAAAGTGTATGGCTGAAGAACACCCTGGCGCATGGAAAGATCCCGTTGGACATCGATGAGCACGGCGACTTGATCGAGGCGCTCAAAGCGGCTGCCTTGGGCGATTGCACAGCCCCCTTGTTTCGAAAAGGGGAGGCGTTGCTCAAACGGGCGGAAGTCGGAAGCACGGACAAGGCGTTCGAAGTTCTGGTGAAGCTGGGTGTGTGGACCCCGGATCAAAACCTGGACCTCGATCAGTATCAGGTGCCTATCGCGTTTCCGGATGAGGTGGAGGAACAGACAAGACGGATGGTGGCGGAAGGTCCGGGCTCCGCTGAAGGCAGAGTGGACGCCATGGGTCTTATGACGTTGACCATTGATAGCATGGCGACGTCGGATTTTGACGATGCGTTAAGCATAGCAAAGACGGATTCAGGCTTCCAACTGGGCATTCACATCACGGATGTGTCTTCTTACATAGGTCCGGGCACTCCCTTGGACGAATGCGCAAGGGAAAGAGGGACGTCCATCTATATGCCCGACGAACGGATCGCGATGCTGCCCGCCGAGGTCTCGGACAAGCTGTGCAGCCTTCGGGCAGGCGAAGAAAAACTGGCATTAAGCCTGCTGGTGGATCTGAATTCCAGTCTGCAAGTCGTGGGATATCGCTTTGTGCCGAGCGTCATCCGCGTGAAACGGCGCATGACCTACTCGGAAGTCAATTTGCTGCATGACCGCGACGAAGATATTCACCTGCTCGCCCGGATTACCCGGCAATTGATGCAGGAGCGGTTGGATGCGGGCGCTATTCCGCAACCTCCCTTCGAGATCGCCGTATTCATAGAACCGGATGGTAATATTTCGATTAAGAAGATCGAGCGGGACAGCATCAGCCGGATCATTGTTTCGGAGAGCATGATACTTGCCAACCGTCTTGCCGCGGAATTTCTGGGTTCGATGGGTGTACCCGCATTTTTCCGGAGCCAGGGCCCGCCGAAGGAGCGTATCGAGGGTGATTTGAATAACGACCTGTTCTGTATTTTCAAACAGCGAAGGCAACTTCAACCACTGAATCTTCAAACGCGCGTGGCCGCTCACAGTTGCCTGGGAGTGCCTGCATACACGAATATGACGTCCCCGCTTCGAAGGTACATGGATCTTGTGACCCAGCGACAAATCATGTCCGCTCTTTCGGGCGGGTCCCCGGTGTATGGGGAGGAGCAACTGGCGGAGATGCTCGTCGAGCTGGAACCCGCGGTCAAGCGCGCCAATATGATCAAAAACCGGCGTCACCGATACTGGATGCTGAAATACTTCAAGAAGATGCAAGGACAGACCGTTCAGGCGTTGGTGCTCGAGAAACATGCTCGAAATTACAGAGTGGTGCTCACGGATGCCTTATTCGAGTGCAACCTTTCCTTTCTTCCGACCGTACAGCTTCAACCGGGCGAATTTATTCAGGTACGCATCGATCGTTCGAATCCTCGAGACGACGTGTTCAGGATCAGTCTCAGTTAA
- a CDS encoding RimK family alpha-L-glutamate ligase, translated as MEPAEQRDRLEHIRSGKLKVAFGSRLKGVRGVITLGVRPNLEDYSPAEWSCIRNAPVLYYPTALLSQPLLALGKRLFPGYASCYYAGDKIRQTTLFKLMGIPHPRTRLYFRRHFEDILRDFDFPFVAKAPRGSDSGRGVFLVDSRDELKRYLENTPVAYIQEYLNNAIDYRVVLIGYKPVLAYRRTPAAGEFRANVARGGAIDFNDIPEAVIEIADKTARSCQFDDVGVDVVSSGLRYYVLEANFRYGRKGFKAAGLSYKGILEEMLARGEI; from the coding sequence TTGGAACCTGCTGAGCAGAGGGATCGTCTCGAACACATTCGATCCGGAAAGTTGAAGGTTGCGTTCGGCAGCCGGCTGAAGGGGGTCCGGGGTGTGATCACGTTGGGTGTGCGTCCAAACCTCGAGGACTACAGCCCGGCCGAATGGTCATGCATTCGAAATGCGCCTGTCCTGTACTATCCTACGGCGCTGCTGTCGCAACCGCTTCTCGCTTTAGGGAAGAGACTGTTTCCGGGGTATGCATCCTGCTACTATGCAGGCGACAAAATCAGACAGACGACCCTGTTTAAGCTGATGGGAATTCCCCATCCCAGGACCCGGCTTTATTTCCGGAGACATTTTGAGGACATCCTGAGGGATTTCGACTTTCCGTTCGTGGCAAAGGCGCCCCGCGGATCCGATTCAGGTCGAGGCGTCTTTCTGGTTGACAGCCGGGATGAATTGAAGCGGTATTTGGAGAACACCCCCGTTGCCTACATCCAGGAATACTTGAATAACGCGATAGACTATAGAGTAGTGTTGATCGGATACAAGCCGGTGTTGGCATATCGTCGGACCCCCGCTGCCGGCGAATTCAGAGCCAACGTGGCTCGGGGGGGGGCTATTGACTTCAACGACATACCGGAGGCCGTTATCGAAATTGCCGATAAAACCGCCCGGTCTTGCCAATTCGACGATGTGGGGGTGGATGTTGTCAGTAGCGGTTTACGTTACTATGTGCTTGAGGCCAACTTCCGCTACGGAAGAAAAGGGTTTAAGGCGGCGGGCTTGAGCTATAAAGGCATCTTAGAAGAAATGCTGGCGAGAGGTGAGATCTGA
- a CDS encoding integration host factor subunit beta has translation MLKSELIERTFSNHADVLRGDLELLVNLFFETMSDALRKGDAVEIRGLGRLKVVERKPRAIRNPKTGETSYQPARRQIHFKAGKEILERINR, from the coding sequence ATGCTGAAATCTGAACTGATAGAACGTACGTTTTCCAACCATGCGGATGTACTCCGGGGGGACTTGGAACTCTTGGTGAACCTGTTTTTTGAAACCATGAGTGACGCACTCCGGAAGGGTGATGCCGTAGAGATCCGGGGGTTGGGTCGTCTGAAGGTGGTTGAAAGGAAGCCAAGAGCCATCCGCAATCCGAAGACGGGGGAAACCAGCTACCAACCCGCACGACGTCAGATTCATTTCAAAGCGGGAAAAGAGATTCTCGAAAGAATCAATCGCTGA
- the sppA gene encoding signal peptide peptidase SppA, with amino-acid sequence MRHHRKPVVAFLGNVAASGGYYIAAGANKIVASPGTITGSIGVVIQLSNVQQLFEKLGLDLFSIKAGKYKDMGSPYRDMTEDERKLLQNVIDDVHEQFIADVAKGRDLSEGQVRDIADGRIMTGSQAKELGLVDETGNFEDAMRIAKSLAGIHGKVAIVQPARKRHSWMDYFLDEFLSGVTERLGINSPRLLALH; translated from the coding sequence TTGCGCCATCACAGGAAACCGGTGGTAGCGTTTCTCGGGAACGTGGCGGCGTCAGGAGGCTATTATATCGCCGCGGGAGCAAACAAGATCGTTGCGAGCCCGGGAACCATCACGGGCAGCATCGGGGTGGTGATCCAGCTTTCCAATGTGCAGCAATTGTTCGAGAAACTGGGGCTCGATTTGTTCTCAATAAAGGCCGGGAAGTACAAGGACATGGGATCCCCATACCGGGATATGACCGAGGACGAACGGAAGTTGCTGCAGAACGTGATCGACGACGTTCACGAACAATTCATCGCGGATGTGGCGAAGGGACGTGATCTTTCCGAGGGGCAGGTCCGAGACATTGCAGACGGACGAATCATGACGGGATCGCAGGCTAAGGAGTTGGGCCTGGTGGACGAAACGGGCAATTTCGAAGACGCCATGCGAATTGCAAAATCCCTGGCGGGCATCCATGGGAAAGTCGCCATCGTTCAGCCCGCTCGAAAAAGACATTCGTGGATGGACTATTTCTTGGACGAGTTTTTAAGCGGTGTCACGGAGCGGTTAGGCATAAACAGCCCCAGACTTTTGGCCCTCCACTAG